Proteins encoded in a region of the Paenibacillus pedocola genome:
- a CDS encoding manganese-dependent inorganic pyrophosphatase yields MEKTLIFGHKNPDTDTICSAIAYAALKKELGWDAEPVRLGEVSGETQFALDQFGVAAPRLVENVAGEAKQVILVDHNERQQSANDIDQVRVVEVIDHHRIANFETAHPLYYRAEPVGCTATILNKLYKENGVAIPKEIAGLMLSAIISDSLLFKSPTCTEEDVAAARELAEIAGVDAESYGLSMLKAGADLSDKSIAQLISLDAKEFKMGDYKVEIAQVNAVDVNDVLSKQAELETALTAIIDEKGLDLFLFVVTDILNNDSVGLALGRVAGAVEQAYNVKLDDNKAILKGVVSRKSQIVPVLTETIAKL; encoded by the coding sequence ATGGAAAAAACTTTGATCTTTGGACACAAAAATCCGGATACGGATACGATTTGTTCGGCAATTGCCTATGCTGCACTTAAGAAGGAACTGGGCTGGGATGCTGAACCGGTTCGTCTGGGAGAGGTAAGCGGCGAAACCCAGTTTGCGCTGGATCAATTCGGCGTGGCTGCACCTAGACTGGTTGAGAATGTTGCAGGGGAAGCTAAACAGGTCATCCTGGTTGACCATAATGAACGCCAGCAGAGTGCGAATGATATCGATCAGGTGCGTGTGGTTGAGGTTATTGACCATCACCGGATCGCTAACTTTGAAACGGCTCACCCGCTGTACTACCGTGCCGAGCCTGTAGGCTGCACAGCAACAATACTGAACAAGCTGTACAAAGAGAATGGAGTAGCCATACCTAAGGAGATCGCCGGCCTGATGCTGTCTGCTATCATTTCCGATTCCTTGCTGTTCAAATCTCCTACCTGCACAGAAGAGGATGTAGCCGCTGCGCGCGAACTGGCTGAAATTGCCGGTGTAGATGCCGAAAGCTACGGCCTGTCCATGCTTAAAGCCGGAGCTGACCTCAGCGACAAGAGCATTGCCCAGCTCATCTCCCTCGATGCCAAAGAATTCAAAATGGGTGACTACAAAGTGGAAATTGCCCAAGTGAATGCGGTTGACGTGAACGATGTGCTCTCCAAGCAGGCGGAGCTGGAAACGGCCCTTACTGCGATCATTGATGAAAAAGGACTGGATCTGTTCCTGTTCGTAGTGACAGATATCCTGAACAATGATTCCGTGGGTCTGGCACTGGGCCGTGTTGCCGGTGCAGTTGAGCAGGCTTACAATGTGAAGCTGGATGACAACAAAGCAATTCTTAAGGGCGTTGTCTCCCGCAAATCGCAAATCGTGCCGGTTCTGACTGAAACGATTGCTAAGCTGTAA